Proteins from one Romboutsia sp. CE17 genomic window:
- a CDS encoding alpha/beta hydrolase, with protein sequence MKKKKIIISISIILLLGIIGISAYVGNYFYNLALNPNTPKDMIFGDDEDDSLEVKEDVDWLIEKSNYTDRYITSFDNLKLHAYEVINENNSDKWAIVVHGYTSEGKYVSSKAKHLYMMGYNVLIPDLRAHGQSEGDYIGMGWDDRLDIIDWIDYIVENNPDAKIALHGTSMGSATVLMVSGEELPSNVKAIVADCGYTSVWDQFTYQLKSLFNLKPFPVMNISDIVTRIRAGYSLKEASAIDQVKNSKTPILYIHGDKDDFVPYYMMDELYNATNSPKEKLIVEGAEHANSDLVNPKLYWNTVNNFLNKYIN encoded by the coding sequence ATGAAAAAGAAAAAAATAATTATATCTATATCAATAATTTTATTACTAGGAATTATAGGTATCAGTGCTTATGTTGGTAATTATTTTTATAATTTAGCCTTAAATCCTAACACCCCTAAAGATATGATATTTGGTGATGATGAAGATGATTCACTTGAAGTTAAAGAAGATGTTGATTGGCTTATTGAAAAGTCAAATTATACAGATAGATACATCACTTCATTTGATAACTTAAAACTTCATGCATATGAAGTAATTAATGAAAATAATAGTGATAAATGGGCCATTGTTGTTCATGGATACACTAGTGAAGGTAAGTATGTAAGTTCAAAGGCTAAGCATCTATACATGATGGGTTATAATGTTTTAATTCCAGACTTAAGAGCACACGGACAAAGTGAAGGTGATTATATAGGTATGGGATGGGATGATAGACTTGATATTATAGATTGGATTGATTATATAGTTGAAAATAATCCAGATGCAAAAATAGCACTCCATGGAACATCTATGGGGTCAGCTACAGTTTTAATGGTATCTGGAGAGGAACTACCTTCCAATGTAAAGGCCATAGTTGCTGATTGTGGTTATACTTCTGTATGGGATCAATTTACTTATCAACTTAAAAGTTTATTCAACCTAAAACCATTCCCTGTAATGAATATATCAGATATAGTTACACGAATTCGTGCTGGATATTCTCTAAAAGAGGCTTCCGCAATAGATCAAGTAAAAAACTCAAAAACACCTATATTATATATACATGGAGATAAAGATGATTTTGTTCCTTATTATATGATGGATGAATTATATAATGCTACTAATTCCCCAAAAGAAAAACTAATAGTTGAAGGGGCTGAACATGCAAACTCAGATTTAGTTAATCCAAAACTTTACTGGAATACAGTTAATAACTTCTTAAATAAATATATAAATTAA
- a CDS encoding cold-shock protein, giving the protein MANYTGVVKWFNTDKGYGFIRSDNGEDVFVHFSNIKEEGHNKDLHEGEEVNFDIVQADRGPSAINVQKL; this is encoded by the coding sequence ATGGCAAATTATACAGGCGTTGTAAAATGGTTTAATACTGACAAAGGTTATGGCTTTATAAGAAGTGATAATGGAGAAGATGTTTTCGTTCATTTTTCTAATATAAAAGAAGAAGGTCATAACAAAGATTTACACGAGGGCGAAGAAGTTAATTTTGATATTGTCCAAGCTGATAGAGGACCATCAGCAATTAATGTTCAAAAATTATAA
- a CDS encoding ABC transporter permease has product MGALFEIFLKEEFWFAVIRSTTPILLTTLGAMIAARAGARNIALEGTMLTAAFVGVAGSHFTQSAFIGLLLAVISGIILSNIIAYFALKLKSNIIISGISLNLMASGMTVFGLYLLTGDKGASTSLNSLALPNINIPIIENIPVLGKILSGHNILTYVALILVLLVWIMFKYTKLGLRIKAVGESPEAAESVGISVNKVKYIALTMSGILSALGGAFLSMGYVTLFSAGMTSGRGYIALATQSMAEANPIVGLLTSSLFGFAESMSNYLQGANLPIEFIQMLPYLAIVVIYVVYCANKTKQENKA; this is encoded by the coding sequence ATGGGAGCTCTATTTGAAATTTTTTTAAAAGAAGAATTCTGGTTTGCAGTTATAAGATCAACAACTCCAATACTATTAACAACATTAGGTGCTATGATAGCAGCTCGTGCAGGAGCTAGAAATATAGCTTTAGAAGGTACAATGTTAACGGCTGCATTTGTCGGTGTAGCAGGTAGTCACTTTACACAAAGTGCATTTATAGGATTGTTACTTGCAGTGATATCAGGAATAATATTAAGTAATATAATTGCATATTTTGCACTTAAATTAAAATCAAATATTATTATATCAGGTATATCACTTAACTTAATGGCTTCAGGTATGACGGTATTTGGATTATATTTACTAACAGGAGATAAAGGTGCATCTACATCTCTTAACTCTTTAGCATTACCAAATATAAATATACCAATAATAGAAAATATACCAGTACTAGGTAAAATTTTATCTGGACATAACATACTAACATATGTGGCGTTAATATTAGTTTTACTTGTATGGATAATGTTTAAATATACAAAATTAGGACTTAGAATAAAAGCAGTTGGAGAAAGTCCAGAAGCTGCTGAATCTGTAGGAATAAGTGTTAATAAGGTAAAATATATAGCACTTACTATGAGTGGAATACTTTCAGCTCTTGGTGGGGCATTCTTATCTATGGGATATGTAACATTATTCTCAGCAGGAATGACTTCAGGAAGAGGATATATAGCACTTGCAACTCAATCTATGGCAGAAGCTAATCCAATAGTTGGTCTTTTAACTTCAAGTTTATTTGGATTTGCCGAAAGTATGAGTAACTATTTACAAGGGGCTAATCTTCCAATAGAATTCATACAAATGCTTCCATACCTTGCAATAGTTGTTATATACGTAGTTTATTGTGCAAATAAAACAAAGCAAGAAAATAAAGCATAA